In the Candidatus Baltobacteraceae bacterium genome, one interval contains:
- a CDS encoding TolC family protein codes for MIRRHLLVASVATLLIASAWAPQLAGAQPAAAPSTVPTPIPVPTIAPSAIPTLPPASASLQLPYPAVGTPAPGVTASAVNPNVPQTITLRQAILIGVAKSPTLASARGDLQLAKASVDLARVPILPNLSASASTSHTHSPAGTARGTNNGSGGTTFNTTEVTSNSLSANLQQLLFDGGRTFAEIKSASASQVSSLDTYQRDLQTVAYNVAVAYYNALVAQRTTAVDYETMQQDIVQENLVIAEYHAGQASLVDIATAELPVAQTRVALVQQQGVEAGAQAALANSMGLDANTVVRPADDGSTYQQVTASAIAIPTYDKAISQAYLLRPDLSSSAQLVQAALDSLHAARLGYVPTINGTSSLGSSSTDPHGGTFASSWSIGATLNVPIYDGGATRAAIEQAEGNLTKSLAGYDTAKLGVQLNVKQTLTALISARAALDATQVAYNEAATVLRATQAQYKAGVTTLPLLLNAQVQLTTALINEVNSIYSLRQAEQAFLFATGQNT; via the coding sequence ATGATACGACGACACTTACTTGTAGCGTCGGTTGCGACGCTGCTGATCGCCTCCGCGTGGGCCCCGCAGCTCGCCGGCGCACAGCCGGCCGCCGCGCCATCCACGGTCCCGACACCAATCCCGGTGCCGACGATCGCTCCCTCAGCGATTCCGACGCTTCCGCCCGCCAGCGCATCGCTGCAGCTGCCGTATCCGGCAGTCGGGACGCCTGCGCCCGGCGTAACCGCAAGCGCCGTCAACCCGAACGTGCCGCAAACGATCACGCTGCGTCAAGCAATCTTGATCGGCGTTGCAAAATCGCCGACGCTGGCGTCGGCACGCGGTGATTTACAGCTCGCAAAGGCTAGCGTCGATCTTGCGCGCGTTCCGATTCTTCCGAATCTGAGCGCGAGTGCTTCGACGAGTCACACGCATTCGCCGGCAGGCACCGCGCGCGGAACGAACAACGGCAGTGGCGGCACGACGTTCAATACGACCGAGGTCACGTCGAACTCGCTCTCGGCGAACCTGCAGCAGCTGCTCTTCGACGGCGGCCGAACCTTCGCGGAGATCAAGTCGGCTTCGGCAAGTCAGGTTTCATCGCTCGACACGTACCAACGCGATCTGCAAACAGTCGCGTACAACGTCGCGGTAGCGTACTACAACGCGCTGGTTGCGCAGCGTACGACCGCAGTCGACTACGAAACCATGCAGCAAGACATCGTTCAAGAGAATCTGGTCATCGCGGAATACCACGCGGGTCAGGCCTCGCTCGTCGACATCGCGACGGCAGAGCTTCCCGTTGCGCAAACGCGCGTTGCGCTGGTGCAACAACAGGGAGTCGAAGCCGGCGCGCAAGCCGCGCTCGCAAACTCGATGGGACTCGACGCTAACACCGTCGTTCGTCCGGCGGACGATGGGTCGACGTACCAACAAGTCACCGCCTCCGCGATCGCAATTCCGACCTACGACAAAGCGATTTCACAAGCGTACTTGCTGCGTCCCGATCTCAGCTCTTCGGCGCAGCTCGTTCAAGCCGCGCTAGATTCGCTGCATGCCGCGCGGTTGGGCTATGTGCCGACCATCAACGGTACCTCATCGCTTGGAAGCTCATCGACCGATCCGCACGGCGGCACGTTCGCTTCGAGCTGGTCAATCGGCGCGACGCTCAACGTTCCAATCTACGACGGCGGCGCGACACGTGCGGCGATCGAGCAAGCTGAAGGCAACCTAACGAAATCGCTGGCCGGCTACGACACGGCCAAGCTCGGCGTCCAGCTGAATGTGAAGCAAACGCTGACGGCGCTGATTTCGGCGCGTGCCGCGCTGGATGCGACGCAAGTTGCGTACAACGAAGCTGCGACGGTCTTGCGTGCGACGCAAGCGCAATACAAGGCGGGCGTGACGACGCTGCCCCTGCTGCTCAACGCACAGGTGCAGTTGACGACCGCGCTCATCAACGAGGTCAACTCGATCTACAGTCTGCGCCAGGCCGAGCAGGCCTTCTTGTTCGCAACCGGCCAAAACACGTAA
- a CDS encoding peptide ABC transporter substrate-binding protein: MRRAALAVALCSLVALCGCVKTGAVSQTGSTGTQTSTGERRHPPHVLVYADGQNFQSLNPHLYQATSLGNLSSLTMAWLVRYDHDNKPIPELATEVPTVDNGGISKDGKTITWHLRRGVKWSDGAPFDADDVVFSTQAVLNPKNNEVGRDGWDLITKIDEPDKYTVVYHMKKPFASYLPTFFGTAGANPCIIPKHILGNLPDINTAPYNSLPIGIGPFKYVAWKRGDSVVMEPNPLYWRGMPKLKQIIYKQIPDRNTLLTQLQTGELDLWSDEGAGYVPRTEAIPGHTTIKPVGSYFGHVDFNVTHPPLDDVRVRRALRFALDRATILKEAFHDGGVLQESMIPPIFPQYHKFDMVPTDVTQANALLDQAGWTQRDKDGIRMKNGKRFSLEYAIYTGAADVDTMVELIRSMWKAIGVEIQVKHYDTGLFFALLQNGGISYSGKFDVESFYWGSDPIGDLTNLYGCDFIPPNGQNVVRWCDKQFDADMAHFKVLYDPKARQPYLDDAVARLIDQVPTVVLYIRYDNYAFTNALQGFHPNALAPFDDFMNVDIQ, from the coding sequence GTGCGTAGAGCCGCCCTCGCGGTGGCATTGTGCTCGCTCGTCGCGTTGTGCGGATGCGTGAAGACGGGAGCCGTCAGCCAAACCGGCTCGACGGGAACCCAAACCTCAACTGGTGAGCGCCGGCATCCCCCGCACGTGCTCGTGTATGCGGATGGTCAAAATTTCCAATCGCTGAACCCGCATCTCTATCAAGCCACGTCACTCGGAAATCTTTCCTCGCTGACGATGGCGTGGCTCGTGCGTTACGACCACGACAACAAGCCGATTCCCGAGCTTGCGACCGAGGTGCCGACCGTTGACAACGGTGGCATCAGCAAAGACGGGAAGACGATCACATGGCACCTCCGGCGGGGCGTGAAATGGTCGGACGGCGCGCCGTTTGACGCCGACGACGTCGTGTTCTCGACGCAAGCTGTGCTCAATCCGAAAAACAACGAGGTAGGTCGCGACGGTTGGGACCTCATTACGAAGATCGACGAGCCCGACAAATACACGGTCGTCTATCACATGAAGAAGCCGTTTGCGTCGTATCTGCCGACATTTTTTGGCACTGCAGGCGCAAATCCGTGCATCATCCCGAAGCACATTCTCGGGAATCTTCCGGACATCAACACCGCGCCGTATAATTCGTTGCCGATCGGAATCGGGCCGTTCAAATACGTCGCGTGGAAACGCGGCGATTCCGTCGTGATGGAACCGAACCCGCTCTATTGGCGCGGCATGCCTAAGCTCAAGCAAATCATCTACAAGCAGATTCCCGACCGCAACACGCTTTTGACGCAGCTGCAGACCGGCGAACTCGATTTGTGGTCCGACGAAGGCGCCGGTTACGTTCCACGCACCGAGGCGATTCCGGGTCATACGACGATAAAGCCGGTCGGCTCCTATTTCGGTCATGTCGACTTCAACGTCACGCATCCGCCGCTCGACGATGTGCGCGTGCGGCGCGCGCTGCGCTTTGCACTCGACCGTGCAACGATCCTCAAGGAGGCGTTTCATGACGGCGGAGTCCTGCAAGAATCAATGATCCCGCCGATCTTTCCGCAGTATCACAAGTTCGACATGGTTCCCACGGATGTAACACAGGCGAACGCGCTGCTCGATCAAGCCGGCTGGACACAGCGCGACAAGGACGGCATTCGCATGAAGAACGGCAAGCGGTTCAGTCTCGAGTATGCGATTTATACCGGCGCAGCCGATGTCGATACGATGGTCGAGTTGATTCGCAGTATGTGGAAAGCCATCGGCGTCGAGATTCAGGTCAAGCACTACGACACCGGACTGTTCTTTGCGCTGCTCCAAAACGGCGGGATTTCGTACAGCGGAAAATTCGACGTCGAGAGTTTCTACTGGGGAAGCGACCCGATCGGCGACCTCACGAACCTCTACGGTTGCGATTTTATCCCGCCGAACGGACAAAATGTCGTGCGCTGGTGCGACAAACAATTCGACGCCGACATGGCGCACTTCAAGGTCCTTTACGATCCAAAGGCGCGGCAACCGTATCTCGACGACGCGGTCGCGCGCCTCATCGATCAAGTGCCGACCGTCGTGCTCTACATTCGGTACGATAACTATGCGTTTACGAATGCCCTACAGGGCTTTCACCCCAATGCCCTCGCGCCGTTCGACGATTTCATGAACGTCGACATCCAGTAA
- a CDS encoding glycosyltransferase family 87 protein, producing the protein MGFFIVRPSGVSGPAMRDFEAFYAAGATANAGADPYGRAIWQAERAIPGVDTSHDETLPFVGPPAELPLWRALALLPFSVAGRVWGAMLACTMLLTVFGTLALIRAPEEATIVLGAAIFAGSFGALISDVALGQIALFSTAAVVATLLLLRSRAWPVAALTSTLAAFQPNLCIVMIARATDLRALAAFGCGAIVFFGLMISAGGFDALGHYVHLLGVHGEAEKHTVIQITPASVALGFGAPDAVIAFVGYASLLVALVLGALAIFRIRDPIARVGIAVCVLPFVVPFFHEHDFVLLILPALYCAIHARGSTLAFSALAATLCGVDWLGLGQRPNAEVQSVVLATACALGFALLAQMRRAAFAGLIVPLVVVAVSLFARVHPVPIWPDALPLHWQGPANASVSALWGLEQRAAGLDTQDPVWAFLRLLSLVADALIGFALYRCLLDVDVHEIVERREGIGVKAL; encoded by the coding sequence GTGGGCTTCTTCATAGTGCGGCCGAGCGGTGTCTCCGGGCCGGCGATGCGCGATTTCGAAGCCTTCTACGCCGCCGGCGCTACTGCGAATGCCGGTGCCGATCCGTATGGACGCGCGATTTGGCAAGCCGAACGCGCGATCCCCGGCGTCGATACGTCGCACGACGAGACGCTGCCGTTCGTCGGACCGCCCGCGGAACTTCCGCTGTGGCGCGCGCTGGCATTATTGCCGTTCAGCGTGGCCGGTCGCGTCTGGGGAGCGATGCTTGCCTGCACCATGCTCCTGACGGTGTTCGGCACGCTCGCGCTCATCCGTGCGCCGGAAGAGGCGACGATCGTATTGGGAGCCGCGATCTTCGCGGGTTCATTCGGCGCGCTGATTAGCGATGTCGCACTCGGACAAATCGCGCTGTTCTCGACTGCAGCTGTCGTCGCTACGCTCCTGCTACTACGTTCGCGCGCGTGGCCGGTCGCGGCGCTGACGAGCACGCTGGCCGCGTTCCAACCGAATCTATGCATCGTGATGATCGCGCGCGCCACCGACCTGCGTGCGCTGGCAGCCTTTGGCTGCGGCGCGATCGTCTTCTTCGGTTTGATGATCTCGGCCGGCGGTTTCGATGCACTGGGCCATTACGTGCATCTGCTTGGAGTGCACGGTGAGGCCGAAAAGCACACGGTCATTCAAATCACGCCCGCGAGCGTTGCGCTCGGTTTCGGAGCCCCCGACGCCGTGATTGCATTCGTCGGTTACGCGTCGCTGCTGGTTGCGCTCGTCCTCGGCGCCCTCGCGATTTTCCGTATTCGCGACCCCATCGCGCGCGTCGGAATCGCGGTCTGCGTCTTACCGTTTGTCGTGCCGTTTTTTCACGAACACGACTTCGTCTTGCTGATCTTGCCTGCGCTGTACTGTGCGATTCACGCGCGCGGGAGTACGCTCGCGTTCTCCGCGCTCGCCGCCACGCTCTGCGGCGTCGATTGGCTTGGGCTCGGTCAGCGTCCGAACGCCGAAGTTCAGAGTGTCGTGCTCGCGACCGCCTGCGCGCTCGGATTCGCTTTGCTCGCGCAGATGCGTCGCGCGGCCTTTGCGGGACTCATCGTGCCGCTAGTGGTCGTCGCGGTTTCGTTGTTCGCGCGCGTGCACCCGGTGCCGATTTGGCCGGACGCCCTTCCTCTCCACTGGCAAGGCCCCGCAAATGCAAGCGTCAGCGCCCTGTGGGGACTCGAGCAGCGCGCGGCCGGACTCGATACCCAAGACCCCGTCTGGGCTTTTCTGCGTTTGCTATCGCTCGTTGCCGATGCACTGATCGGCTTTGCGCTTTATCGTTGCTTACTGGATGTCGACGTTCATGAAATCGTCGAACGGCGCGAGGGCATTGGGGTGAAAGCCCTGTAG
- a CDS encoding NAD(P)/FAD-dependent oxidoreductase yields the protein MRIVILGGGFAGLAVAQRLERLLREGECDVTIVSRDNYALFTPMLPEVSNGDLEPRHIVSPLRGLLRTTTLVLGEVLGIDFGARTIETRLLLTNERQHVSYDHLVLATGSVSATFGIAGVAEHSFPFKRLEDAESLRNHIVETLELADIESDSTQRRRLLTYVIVGGGYTGVEVAGELVDFFRSILRFYRHIELSEVEVVLVEGGPKLLPDLLPRMGEYCAEFLARRKVRVRTGALVASVDAGGVALKDGSRLESATVVWSAGVRPSPLIASLPLPHARNGGIFANADMSVKDTPNIWALGDCAWIPMPEGGFYPATAQHAIREGPVLAENIVRVLRGEATQPFRWKALGTMASLGGHRGVVGFPNGFVLTGFAAWWLWRTYYLARIPGWYRKVRVALDWLLALIFPRDIAQLRVDTEVARGDALRDAGR from the coding sequence GTGCGAATTGTCATCCTCGGCGGTGGTTTCGCAGGGCTGGCCGTAGCGCAGCGCTTGGAGCGTTTGTTGCGCGAAGGCGAGTGCGACGTCACGATCGTCAGTCGCGACAACTACGCACTCTTTACGCCGATGCTCCCCGAAGTCAGCAACGGCGATTTGGAGCCGCGCCACATCGTGTCGCCTCTGCGCGGGTTGCTTCGCACGACGACGCTTGTGCTCGGTGAAGTCCTTGGGATCGACTTTGGCGCGCGCACGATCGAGACGCGGCTGCTGCTTACGAACGAGCGTCAGCACGTTAGCTACGATCACCTCGTCCTCGCGACGGGCAGCGTCTCCGCAACGTTTGGTATTGCGGGCGTGGCTGAGCACAGTTTTCCGTTTAAACGTCTCGAGGATGCTGAAAGCTTGCGAAATCACATCGTCGAGACGCTCGAGCTGGCCGATATCGAAAGCGATAGCACGCAGCGCCGGCGTTTGCTGACATACGTCATCGTCGGCGGTGGCTACACGGGCGTCGAAGTCGCCGGCGAGCTCGTCGATTTCTTCCGCAGCATCTTACGCTTCTATCGTCATATCGAATTGAGCGAGGTCGAAGTGGTGCTCGTCGAAGGCGGCCCGAAACTGCTGCCCGACTTGTTGCCGCGCATGGGTGAATACTGCGCCGAATTTCTCGCGCGCCGCAAGGTGCGCGTGCGAACCGGCGCCCTCGTTGCTTCGGTCGACGCCGGCGGCGTCGCACTGAAGGACGGTTCGCGCCTCGAGTCGGCGACCGTGGTGTGGAGCGCCGGCGTGCGTCCGTCGCCGTTGATCGCATCGCTGCCGTTGCCGCATGCACGCAACGGCGGCATTTTCGCGAACGCCGACATGTCGGTGAAAGATACACCGAACATTTGGGCGCTCGGTGATTGCGCCTGGATTCCGATGCCCGAGGGTGGCTTCTATCCGGCGACGGCACAGCACGCAATTCGCGAAGGACCGGTGCTCGCGGAGAATATCGTGCGAGTACTGCGAGGTGAAGCGACGCAGCCGTTCCGTTGGAAGGCGCTCGGTACGATGGCGTCGCTCGGCGGACATCGCGGCGTGGTCGGGTTCCCGAACGGTTTCGTGCTGACCGGTTTCGCCGCGTGGTGGCTGTGGCGCACGTACTATCTTGCTCGCATTCCGGGTTGGTATCGCAAAGTTCGCGTTGCGCTCGACTGGCTGCTGGCGCTTATCTTCCCACGCGACATCGCACAATTACGGGTCGACACCGAAGTAGCGCGCGGCGACGCGCTACGCGACGCAGGCCGCTAG
- a CDS encoding thiamine pyrophosphate-dependent dehydrogenase E1 component subunit alpha, which yields MATRAATVHPLSEEQLVTLLRNMLTQRAVDTRGFQLNRQGKVAIAMGSEGHEAVQAGAGLAFERGKDVLYPYYRNTGISLACGLPIEDLFRSQFARATDTTGGRSIINHATARARGIASISSIIASQCSHAAGAAYAFKFRGENDRVALCTFGEGATSEGEWHEAVNFSAIHAIPVIWLCENNQWAISTPITKQMRNTTVAERATAYGIEGVTVDGFDPIAVYTAVRAARAKAVAGAGPTLVEAKCYRFLSHTTDDDDRTYRTRDEVEQQRSQDPLPRFEQYLIDHKVLTRDAIDTLRAEIAQHVNEMTDRIEAEPLPNPSTLYTNVYAGSTDAWI from the coding sequence ATGGCCACCCGAGCCGCGACCGTGCACCCGCTGTCCGAAGAACAGCTCGTTACGCTGCTAAGAAACATGCTGACGCAGCGCGCAGTTGATACGCGAGGCTTTCAACTCAACCGGCAGGGTAAAGTCGCAATCGCCATGGGTTCCGAAGGGCACGAGGCGGTGCAAGCCGGCGCCGGACTCGCGTTCGAGCGCGGGAAAGACGTGCTCTATCCGTACTACCGCAATACGGGCATCTCGCTTGCCTGCGGCCTGCCGATTGAGGACTTGTTCCGCTCGCAGTTCGCGCGCGCGACCGATACGACCGGCGGACGTTCGATCATCAACCACGCGACGGCTCGCGCGCGCGGCATCGCGTCGATCTCCTCGATCATCGCGTCGCAGTGCTCGCACGCCGCCGGCGCCGCGTACGCCTTCAAGTTCCGCGGCGAGAACGACCGCGTCGCGCTTTGCACCTTCGGCGAGGGGGCGACAAGCGAGGGCGAGTGGCATGAAGCCGTGAATTTTTCCGCGATTCACGCTATTCCCGTAATCTGGCTGTGCGAGAACAATCAGTGGGCGATCTCGACCCCGATTACAAAGCAGATGCGCAACACGACCGTCGCGGAACGCGCTACCGCATACGGCATCGAAGGCGTGACGGTCGACGGATTCGATCCGATTGCCGTCTACACGGCAGTGCGCGCCGCGCGCGCCAAGGCAGTCGCCGGCGCCGGCCCGACCCTGGTCGAGGCGAAATGCTATCGCTTTCTCTCGCACACGACGGACGACGACGACAGGACCTACCGCACGCGCGATGAGGTCGAGCAACAACGCTCGCAAGACCCGCTGCCGCGCTTCGAGCAGTACCTGATCGATCACAAGGTGCTGACGCGCGACGCCATCGACACGCTTCGCGCCGAGATCGCGCAGCACGTCAATGAGATGACGGATCGTATCGAAGCAGAACCGTTGCCGAACCCGAGCACGCTCTACACGAACGTCTACGCCGGCTCAACCGACGCCTGGATCTAA